Genomic window (Clostridia bacterium):
TGCAAAAATGCACCTTGTATAAAGGGCTGTCCTGTCAATATCAATATTCCTGCTTTTATTAAGCAGCTTACGCTTAACGATCAAAAAGGCGCAATAGATATAATAAGACAAAGCAACAATCTCCCTGGAGTTTGCGGAAGAGTTTGCCCTCAAGAAGAACAATGTGAAAAGAATTGCTTAAGAAAGCGTGTTGACGGTCAGGCGATAGCTATAGGCTCGCTTGAACGCTATACTGCTGATTATGCTTTGGAACATTTTGATGACGAAGTAAAAGTACCTCAAGAAAAGATAGGAAAAGCGGCGGTGATCGGCGCAGGCCCTGCAGGTCTTACTGCTGCAGCAGATTTGGCTTTGGGTGGAGTTGAAGTTACCGTTTATGAAGCTTTTCACAAAGCAGGGGGCGTACTTATTTATGGAATTCCAGAGTTTAGATTGCCCAAAGTCTTAGTTCAAAAAGAAATAGACAAGGTTTTGAAACTCGGGGTTAAGCTTGAACTTAATACCATTGTAGGCAAAACGATTACAATGGATGAAATACTGCAAGAATATGATGCAGTTTTTATTGGAAGCGGTGCAGGATTGCCTAAATTTATGGGCATAGAAGGCGAAAACCTAAACGGTGTATTTTCTGCCAACGAGTACCTTACAAGAGTTAACCTGATGAAAGCTTATGATGATCAATATGATACTCCTGTATGGCATGGCAAAAAGGTAGCGGTTTTGGGCGGCGGCAATGTCGCTATGGATGCTGCACGTACAGCTTTAAGACTTGGTGCGGAAGAAGTGTTTATTGTATATCGCCGTTCGCGTGAAGAAATGCCTTGCAGAGTTGAAGAAGCGCATCATGCCGAAGAAGAAGGCGTAAAATTTGAATTATTATCTCAGCCTATCAAAATTTTGGGCGAAAACGGTTTTGTAAAAGGACTTGAATGTCTAAAGTGCGAACTTGGCGAACCTGATCAAAGCGG
Coding sequences:
- the gltA gene encoding NADPH-dependent glutamate synthase; protein product: MVKRDRQKQKELAPLDRIKTFEEVSCTFDDETAVLEAQRCLQCKNAPCIKGCPVNINIPAFIKQLTLNDQKGAIDIIRQSNNLPGVCGRVCPQEEQCEKNCLRKRVDGQAIAIGSLERYTADYALEHFDDEVKVPQEKIGKAAVIGAGPAGLTAAADLALGGVEVTVYEAFHKAGGVLIYGIPEFRLPKVLVQKEIDKVLKLGVKLELNTIVGKTITMDEILQEYDAVFIGSGAGLPKFMGIEGENLNGVFSANEYLTRVNLMKAYDDQYDTPVWHGKKVAVLGGGNVAMDAARTALRLGAEEVFIVYRRSREEMPCRVEEAHHAEEEGVKFELLSQPIKILGENGFVKGLECLKCELGEPDQSGRRRPKEIPNSNYVIECDTVIVAIGTSPNPLLHRSYEALKTTEKGTLIVDENSMTTVQNVYAGGDAVTGAATVILAMGAGKKAAAEIIKTLKEKANASK